One genomic window of Betaproteobacteria bacterium includes the following:
- a CDS encoding ribosome assembly RNA-binding protein YhbY → MTIATSAEPLAPRSLRGLRARAHALKPVVWIASTGPTEGVVRELDRALAVHELVKIHAAIDDRKERGRLLQSLCQELGAEPVQTIGKMLVAFRPRPQPAEPPVAKPRAGGRPGKRDGGKAPARRARPAARSRNTSAAASRRVRRQSR, encoded by the coding sequence ATGACGATAGCCACGTCCGCGGAGCCGCTGGCGCCGAGGAGCCTGCGCGGCTTGCGCGCTCGGGCGCACGCGCTGAAGCCCGTGGTGTGGATTGCTTCGACCGGCCCCACCGAAGGCGTTGTGCGCGAGCTCGACCGAGCGCTCGCCGTGCATGAGCTGGTGAAGATCCACGCGGCGATCGACGACCGCAAAGAGCGCGGCCGGCTGCTGCAATCGCTTTGCCAAGAGCTCGGTGCAGAACCCGTGCAGACCATCGGCAAGATGCTGGTCGCTTTCCGGCCCCGGCCGCAGCCCGCCGAGCCGCCGGTCGCCAAGCCACGCGCGGGAGGCAGGCCAGGCAAACGGGACGGCGGGAAGGCGCCGGCACGGCGCGCGCGACCTGCGGCCCGGTCACGGAACACTTCGGCAGCGGCGTCGCGACGAGTGCGCCGCCAGTCGCGCTAA
- a CDS encoding transcription elongation factor GreA, translating to SSPIARALIGKYAGDVVEVNTPGGTREYEILEVKYV from the coding sequence AGCTCGCCGATCGCGCGCGCGCTGATCGGCAAATACGCCGGCGACGTGGTCGAGGTCAATACCCCGGGCGGCACGCGCGAGTACGAGATACTCGAAGTCAAATACGTCTAG